In a genomic window of Bemisia tabaci chromosome 1, PGI_BMITA_v3:
- the Psa gene encoding puromycin-sensitive aminopeptidase, producing the protein METKKPFERLPTNVGPIHYELYLKPDLQSLTFSGNETIKIEIKSATNKIVLHAAELDVTNASVTLSSGETVTPDVSLSPDDELLTLSFIKELPPGQASLTCSFVGQLNDKLKGFYRSKCIDPVSRKETYAAVTQFCAIDARKCFPCWDEPAIKAQFTVTLCVQDDKVALSNMPVIEESHDGEGNKILKFETTHVMSTYLVAIVVGDFDYVQDKTSNGVLVRVYTPVGRKNQGETALNFATKMLQYYEEYFKISYPLPKLDLIAIADFAYGAMENWGLITFRETRLLVDPANTSSATRQAVAKCVGHELAHQWFGNLVTMEWWTHLWLNEGYASFTENLSVAQLLPEFDIWTQFLHHHHNSALRLDALNNSHPIEVPIGHPSEIDEIFDRISYSKGASVIRMLHRYIGDDDFRKGMNLYLVRHAYKNASTEDLWAALEESSGKPLKEMMTTWTKQMGFPLLTIESSRQLDDSRELVISQAKFGGDGKATECNSLWLVPLSFCKSSSPQEACFATVLKERRATIIVPNVKPDEWLKLNCGTYGFYRTQYPGDLLLQFIPDIKRKTLAPLDRTGLLDDLFALVQCGNASTTTLMELMLGMEDEDNYVVWATINYCLSELAIILSDTALEEPFHKFGRRLMGTIYKKVGWDPQPNESHLKTLLRSMVIDRLGQFGHDGVIAEAKKRFENHICKKEALTADLRAAVYKAVLSTNEKDIFETMLQLYKQEDLHEEKQRISNSLGVVKDAQLLMRVLEFAISDDVRAQSAVSMIVSVGLTAQGRELAWNFIKNNWQTFKNMYKDGILLIALVGQSTENFTSEEKAKDVENFLKQNPWPGVERTVRQSIESIRNHAAWLERDRDSIKDFLSKI; encoded by the exons ATGGAAACGAAGAAACCATTTGAAAGGTTGCCTACAAATGTAGGACCAATTCATTATGAACTGTACCTGAAACCGGACTTGCAGTCTCTCACATTCTCGGGAAATGAGACCATTAAGATTGAA ATCAAATCGGCGACGAATAAAATCGTCTTGCACGCGGCAGAATTGGACGTTACGAACGCGTCCGTGACGTTGAGCAGCGGTGAAACCGTCACTCCTGACGTGAGCTTGAGCCCCGACGATGAGCTCCTGACACTATCTTTCATTAAAGAGCTACCACCCGGACAGGCCTCTTTGACGTGTTCGTTCGTCGGCCAACTCAACGACAAACTCAAGGGATTCTAccggagcaaatgcattga CCCGGTGTCAAGAAAGGAAACGTATGCGGCAGTCACGCAGTTTTGTGCTATAGATGCCCGAAAATGCTTCCCATGTTGGGACGAGCCAGCTATCAAGGCCCAATTCACTGTTACATTATGTGTCCAAGATGATAAAGTAGCTCTTTCGAATATG CCTGTCATAGAGGAGTCCCACGATGGCGAAGGCAACAAAATCCTGAAATTTGAAACGACGCACGTGATGTCAACCTATCTAGTGGCCATCGTCGTAGGAGATTTTGATTATGTTCAGGACAAGACGAGCAACGGTGTCCTTGTCCGCGTTTACACCCCTGTCGGAAGGAAGAACCAAGGAGAGACAGCTCTCAACTTTGCCACTAAAATGCTCCAGTATTACGaggaatatttcaaaatctcgtACCCACTACCGAAACTAGACTTGATCGCCATCGCAGATTTTGCCTACG GTGCGATGGAGAATTGGGGGCTGATAACGTTCCGAGAGACGCGGCTGCTGGTGGACCCAGCGAACACGTCAAGTGCGACGAGGCAGGCGGTGGCGAAATGCGTGGGGCACGAGCTGGCTCACCAGTGGTTCGGGAACCTGGTCACCATGGAGTGGTGGACCCACTTGTGGCTCAACGAGGGCTACGCCTCCTTCACAGAGAACCTCAGCGTGGCCCAACTCCTCCCCGAGTTCGACATCTGGACTCAGTTCCTCCACCACCACCACAATAGCGCCCTCCGACTCGATGCTCTTAACAACAGTCATCCCATCGAG gttccCATCGGACATCCGTCTGAGATCGACGAAATCTTCGACAGGATCTCGTACAGTAAAGGCGCCTCGGTGATCCGGATGCTACATCGATACATCGGTGACGACGACTTCCGCAAAGGCATGAACTTGTATCTGGTGAGGCACGCCTACAAGAACGCCTCAACGGAAGATCTTTGGGCCGCCCTCGAGGAGAGCAGTGGGAAACCCCTCAAGGAGATGATGACCACGTGGACCAAACAAATGGGCTTCCCCCTCCTCACCATCGAGTCGAGCAGACAACTCGACGACTCCAGGGAACTAGTCATCTCACAGGCAAAATTCGGTGGCGATGGCAAGGCCACCG AATGCAACTCTCTATGGTTGGTTCCGTTGTCTTTCTGCAAATCGTCTTCACCGCAAGAGGCGTGTTTCGCCACTGTTCTGAAGGAGCGGCGGGCGACTATCATTGTGCCTAATGTGAAACCGGATGAGTGGCTCAAGCTCAACTGCGGGACTTACGGTTTCTATAGAACCCAGTATCCTGGCGATTTGCTCCTGCAGTTCATTCCTGATATCAAGAGGAAAACTTTGGCGCCTCTTGACAGGACTGGTCTGTTGGATGACTTATTCGCACTG GTCCAATGCGGGAATGCCTCAACTACTACCTTGATGGAATTGATGTTAGGCATGGAGGACGAAGATAACTACGTTGTGTGGGCGACAATCAACTATTGCTTGAGTGAACTCGCGATTATTCTGTCCGACACCGCGTTAGAGGAACCGTTTCACAAATTCGGACGACGGCTCATGGGAACAATCTACAAGAAGGTCGGTTGGGACCCACAACCAAACGAAA GTCACTTAAAAACACTTCTACGATCAATGGTCATTGATCGTCTCGGTCAGTTTGGACATGATGGAGTCATCGCTGAAGCGAAGAAAAGATTCGAGAATCATATTTGCAAGAAAGAGGCACTTACTGCTGATCTCAGAGCTGCAGTATACAAAGCTGTCCTTTCAACCAACGAGAAGGATATTTTTGAAACCATGCTTCAA TTGTACAAACAAGAGGATCTCCACGAAGAAAAACAACGGATCAGCAATTCTCTGGGCGTTGTCAAAGACGCACAGCTTTTAATGAGAGTTCTAGAATTCGCCATTTCG GATGACGTGAGAGCTCAAAGCGCTGTCTCAATGATTGTTTCGGTCGGATTAACGGCGCAAGGCCGTGAGCTAGCttggaatttcatcaaaaataactGGCAAACCTTCAAAAATATGTACAAG GACGGTATACTTTTGATAGCTCTGGTTGGACaatcaacagaaaatttcacaagtgaGGAAAAAGCAAAGGATGTAGAGAATTTTCTCAAGCAGAATCCCTGGCCTGGCGTTGAGAGAACAGTACGGCAAAGCATCGAATCCATTCGAAATCATGCCGCCTGGCTAGAGCGTGATCGTGATTCTATTAAAGATTTCCTAtctaaaatttga